A DNA window from Hoplias malabaricus isolate fHopMal1 chromosome 5, fHopMal1.hap1, whole genome shotgun sequence contains the following coding sequences:
- the LOC136698008 gene encoding transmembrane and death domain protein 1-like isoform X1, with the protein MMQGHPLFLILIFLSPSNSEDTVAEDLGIHQLQGLVELLTVHECNELLLALSHPEENIFKKLERLSAEKNQLKLPSRTRRDTDKEAHCHPALTDWLQTHGKQTHYDRLSRALQQIGRTDIAVEVGKNINQDKTLEIQRYVEEYHDQVKKMASFLTLTQTEERLQDETSQYSTRQAVRNLSWKDLNLVVERQQTPYQHNMLDGAWPLLYGLIFGFLGALLIGVPFLLLTLHACV; encoded by the exons ATGATGCAAGGCCATCCACTTttcctcatcctcatcttccTCAGCCCAAGCAATAGTGAAGATACAG TGGCCGAGGACTTGGGGATCCATCAGCTGCAGGGGCTGGTGGAACTGCTGACAGTGCATGAATGCAATGAGCTACTCTTGGCCCTATCACACCCTGAAGAGAACATCTTCAAAAAGCTGGAGCGCTTGTCTGCTGAGAAAAACCAACTTAAACTACCATCCCGTACACGAAGAGACACAG atAAGGAGGCCCACTGTCATCCAGCTCTGACAGACTGGCTCCAGACTCATGGCAAGCAGACGCATTACGACAGACTGTCTCGCGCTTTGCAGCAGATCGGACGGACTGATATTGCAGTAG AAGTAGGTAAGAACATTAACCAGGACAAGACTCTAGAGATACAACGCTATGTGGAGGAATACCATGATCAGGTCAAAAAAATGGCATCCTTTCTGACCCTTACACAAACAGAGGAAAGACTGCAAGATGAAACATCACAGTATTCTACAAGACAAG CAGTGAGAAATTTGTCCTGGAAGGATCTAAACTTAGTGGTGGAGAGGCAGCAGACACCATACCAGCATAACATGTTGGACGGGGCGTGGCCTTTGCTCTATGGCCTCATCTTTGGCTTCCTTGGTGCTTTGCTCATAGGTGTGCCCTTTCTACTATTGACCCtacatgcatgtgtgtga
- the LOC136698008 gene encoding transmembrane and death domain protein 1-like isoform X3 yields MMQGHPLFLILIFLSPSNSEDTVAEDLGIHQLQGLVELLTVHECNELLLALSHPEENIFKKLERLSAEKNQLKLPSRTRRDTDKEAHCHPALTDWLQTHGKQTHYDRLSRALQQIGRTDIAVEVGKNINQDKTLEIQRYVEEYHDQVKKMASFLTLTQTEERLQDETSQYSTRQDFTPMCFPALHTMILKRIHHNLEQG; encoded by the exons ATGATGCAAGGCCATCCACTTttcctcatcctcatcttccTCAGCCCAAGCAATAGTGAAGATACAG TGGCCGAGGACTTGGGGATCCATCAGCTGCAGGGGCTGGTGGAACTGCTGACAGTGCATGAATGCAATGAGCTACTCTTGGCCCTATCACACCCTGAAGAGAACATCTTCAAAAAGCTGGAGCGCTTGTCTGCTGAGAAAAACCAACTTAAACTACCATCCCGTACACGAAGAGACACAG atAAGGAGGCCCACTGTCATCCAGCTCTGACAGACTGGCTCCAGACTCATGGCAAGCAGACGCATTACGACAGACTGTCTCGCGCTTTGCAGCAGATCGGACGGACTGATATTGCAGTAG AAGTAGGTAAGAACATTAACCAGGACAAGACTCTAGAGATACAACGCTATGTGGAGGAATACCATGATCAGGTCAAAAAAATGGCATCCTTTCTGACCCTTACACAAACAGAGGAAAGACTGCAAGATGAAACATCACAGTATTCTACAAGACAAG ATTTTACACCaatgtgttttcctgccttacacacaatgattctgaagagGATCCACCACAACCTTGAACAAGGATAA
- the LOC136698008 gene encoding transmembrane and death domain protein 1-like isoform X2: MMQGHPLFLILIFLSPSNSEDTVAEDLGIHQLQGLVELLTVHECNELLLALSHPEENIFKKLERLSAEKNQLKLPSRTRRDTDKEAHCHPALTDWLQTHGKQTHYDRLSRALQQIGRTDIAVEVGKNINQDKTLEIQRYVEEYHDQVKKMASFLTLTQTEERLQDETSQYSTRQVRNLSWKDLNLVVERQQTPYQHNMLDGAWPLLYGLIFGFLGALLIGVPFLLLTLHACV, from the exons ATGATGCAAGGCCATCCACTTttcctcatcctcatcttccTCAGCCCAAGCAATAGTGAAGATACAG TGGCCGAGGACTTGGGGATCCATCAGCTGCAGGGGCTGGTGGAACTGCTGACAGTGCATGAATGCAATGAGCTACTCTTGGCCCTATCACACCCTGAAGAGAACATCTTCAAAAAGCTGGAGCGCTTGTCTGCTGAGAAAAACCAACTTAAACTACCATCCCGTACACGAAGAGACACAG atAAGGAGGCCCACTGTCATCCAGCTCTGACAGACTGGCTCCAGACTCATGGCAAGCAGACGCATTACGACAGACTGTCTCGCGCTTTGCAGCAGATCGGACGGACTGATATTGCAGTAG AAGTAGGTAAGAACATTAACCAGGACAAGACTCTAGAGATACAACGCTATGTGGAGGAATACCATGATCAGGTCAAAAAAATGGCATCCTTTCTGACCCTTACACAAACAGAGGAAAGACTGCAAGATGAAACATCACAGTATTCTACAAGACAAG TGAGAAATTTGTCCTGGAAGGATCTAAACTTAGTGGTGGAGAGGCAGCAGACACCATACCAGCATAACATGTTGGACGGGGCGTGGCCTTTGCTCTATGGCCTCATCTTTGGCTTCCTTGGTGCTTTGCTCATAGGTGTGCCCTTTCTACTATTGACCCtacatgcatgtgtgtga
- the hrct1 gene encoding histidine-rich carboxyl terminus protein 1, giving the protein MWCVALLYQHTLCTFGQLMLVSPPKHSQVMVLLTVLACLCLVTSAAVTAQSDYTVACYVDASTRRLFLHVNSSICTHLISSSAYIGDDSSFKTSAQDPDTGCTSLKTVKERNPALKTWLGVEVKQSRLELLTQNQATLKDFTYSTLEYLKEKNYDGLELTWLENTGSDEPPKTTEALICLLKELKESIDEDPGLSNKGVHISVSLPDSADNISTHSDEETLSQYADFISLMPTNLKNEETQIDNAVQYWKDKSVDPKKLIVALPALLRKSRRREHRRHSEIVDLNPDKEEQPYGPRLMIAKQVCQAIKSGQTELRTLTKLESAQSLGEEVSWLLQKGLGGVGVVVLDLGTFTDSICFNCTEREKAILESKVLSGSLQPHHSHGHDSCSRCGRHPHGHHHRHHHHHHDRDNSTPDNPVQSNQDDQSSDSNDTGHHRGAHHHGHRHHARGQHGHFHHGRGHQGHGHHGRGQYRHGHEGHSHDDPHSST; this is encoded by the exons TGTTAGCCTGTCTGTGCCTGGTGACATCAGCAG CTGTGACTGCACAGAGTGACTACACAGTGGCCTGCTATGTGGATGCATCCACTCGGCGCCTGTTCCTTCACGTCAACTCTTCCATCTGCACACACCTTATATCCTCCTCTGCTTACATTGGTGATGACTCCAGCTTCAAAACCTCAGCCCAGGATCCAGATACTGGTTGTACCTCCCTGAAAACAGTGAAAGAGAG GAACCCTGCTTTGAAGACTTGGCTTGGTGTGGAGGTTAAGCAGTCAAG GTTAGAGCTGCTGACCCAAAACCAGGCTACTCTGAAGGACTTTACTTATTCCACACTGGAGTATCTGAAAGAGAAAAACTATGATGGACTGGAGCTGACATGGCTGGAAAACACTGGCTCTGATGAACCTCCCAAGACCACAGAGGCTCTAATATGTCTACTCAAG GAACTGAAAGAATCAATTGACGAAGACCCTGGGCTCAGTAACAAGGGTGTAcatatttctgtctctcttccgGACAGTGCTGACAACATCAGCACCCACAGTGACGAGGAAACACTCTCACA ATATGCGGATTTCATCTCGTTGATGCCCACAAACCTTAAGAATGAAGAGACACAAATT GACAATGCAGTCCAGTACTGGAAGGACAAAAGTGTTGACCCTAAAAAGCTTATTGTGGCTTTGCCGGCATTGTTACGGAAGTCTCGAAGAAGGGAGCATAGGAGACATTCAGAAATTGTGGACTTAAATCCAGATAAGGAGGAGCAGCCCTATGGCCCTAGGCTCATGATTGCCAAACAG GTCTGCCAGGCTATTAAGAGTGGACAAACAGAATTAAGGACTTTAACAAAACTGGAGAGTGCTCAAAGCCTTGGGGAAGAG GTGTCTTGGCTGCTGCAGAAGGGGCTTGGTGGTGTTGGAGTTGTTGTGTTAGACCTTGGCACTTTCACTGACTCTATATGCTTCAACTGCACTGAACGCGAAAAGGCTATTCTAGAGTCCAAGGTGCTGTCTGGGTCTCTTCAGCCTCATCACTCTCATGGTCATGATTCCTGCTCAAGGTGTGGCCGCCATCCTCATggtcatcatcatcgtcatcatcatcaccatcatgaTCGTGATAACAGCACACCTGACAATCCTGTGCAATCCAACCAGGATGACCAGTCATCTGATAGTAATGATACTGGTCATCACCGTGGAGCTCATCATCATGGTCATCGTCACCATGCACGTGGTCAACATGGCCACTTTCATCATGGTCGTGGTCACCAAGGCCATGGTCACCATGGGCGAGGTCAATATCGGCATGGCCATGAAGGCCATTCTCATGATGACCCTCACTCCTCAACTTAG